A genomic window from Algoriphagus sp. Y33 includes:
- a CDS encoding PQQ-dependent sugar dehydrogenase, with product MGKIVKILVFLFLSIQAIAQVPEENRFQKVVLADQLNEPLELAILPDDRVIFIERHGLVKLYNPINQKIDQIGKIAVSTTYNPEPGGSPQEAEDGLLGLGIHPDFNVHPWVYLYYSPAGKDPKNILARYTMKDDKLDLTSVKILLEIPTQRDHCCHTGGSIDWDSDGNLYLSTGDNTSPRESAGYTPIDEREERSAFDAQGTAANTNDLRGKILRIHPEADGTYTIPKGNLFPQGTPGTKPEIYTMGHRNPYRISVDKKTGFLYWGDVGPDAGQDSIGLGPAAEDEFNQAKAAGNFGWPYFVGNNKAFWDFNFATNLSGEQFDPEHPRNNSPNNSGMIDLPPAQKAMIFYSAGESLRFPLLGSGGRTAMAGPVFHESDFKKAKRLFPSYYEGKWFIYEWMRDWIMAVTLNEQGNYIRMEPFLPNLELEHPIDMAFGPQGDLYLLEYGQGWFMANPEAKLVKIEYNDGNRKPIVVASADKYAGAVPSNVNFSSKGTLDYDQDSLEYSWEIYSPHGETLALLEDPNPTFQFNDPGKYRAKLTVTDSKGLQSSQELNLTAGNEPPIVTLRLLEGNQTFFFPGKKITYEVEVYDQEDGSLKTNQIAEELVLVKSGFHNNGESSAGTHAAGANPHSPQEVLSGRVLIDKSDCNACHMTDKKSVGPSYLDVATKYKSDPEASKKLSEKIIKGGAGIWGEIPMSPHPALSEGDANQMVRYILSLAEKTEEPKLLPTRGELIPNNSDGLKSDLTVFKLSASYTDKGYNGVPSITRAAAIVLRSPKLLLGNADEVSPTIMKFKMGETNLLIVTSPDTFAGFREIDLTAIQAISLQVAAPVEQLNSQGGVIEVRTGSPEGPLLGQTEFIKPSSDPDLLTGNSEPPSYRVPIPARQGIHDLYFIFRNDQSKGALFVPFSVTFE from the coding sequence ATGGGAAAAATAGTCAAAATCCTGGTGTTCCTTTTCCTCAGCATACAGGCAATTGCACAAGTGCCGGAAGAAAACAGGTTTCAAAAGGTTGTTTTGGCAGATCAGTTGAATGAACCTTTGGAATTGGCAATTCTTCCGGATGACCGCGTAATTTTTATTGAAAGACACGGATTGGTAAAGCTGTACAATCCCATTAATCAAAAAATCGATCAAATAGGAAAAATAGCAGTAAGCACAACCTATAATCCGGAACCGGGAGGCAGTCCACAGGAGGCTGAGGACGGATTGCTGGGTCTTGGGATCCATCCTGATTTCAATGTTCATCCCTGGGTTTACCTTTATTATTCCCCTGCGGGAAAAGATCCAAAAAACATACTGGCAAGGTATACCATGAAGGATGACAAACTGGATCTAACATCTGTTAAAATCCTGCTTGAAATCCCTACTCAAAGGGATCATTGTTGCCACACAGGCGGATCGATTGATTGGGATTCAGATGGAAATCTATATCTCTCAACGGGGGACAATACAAGCCCGAGAGAATCGGCAGGCTATACGCCTATTGACGAAAGAGAAGAAAGATCAGCTTTTGACGCACAGGGTACTGCCGCAAACACCAATGATCTGCGCGGAAAAATCCTGAGAATACACCCTGAAGCAGACGGAACCTATACGATTCCGAAGGGCAACCTGTTTCCACAGGGCACCCCGGGGACAAAACCGGAGATCTATACGATGGGACATCGTAATCCATACCGGATCTCCGTGGACAAAAAGACAGGTTTCCTGTATTGGGGGGATGTAGGACCGGATGCAGGACAAGACTCCATCGGCCTTGGACCCGCAGCTGAAGATGAGTTTAACCAGGCAAAGGCTGCAGGTAACTTTGGATGGCCTTATTTTGTAGGAAACAACAAAGCTTTTTGGGATTTCAACTTTGCCACTAATCTATCTGGTGAACAATTTGACCCAGAACATCCACGTAACAATTCTCCCAATAATAGCGGAATGATTGATCTTCCTCCGGCTCAAAAGGCAATGATCTTTTATTCCGCCGGAGAATCGCTTCGTTTTCCTTTACTCGGTAGTGGTGGCAGAACGGCCATGGCAGGCCCGGTATTTCATGAATCTGATTTTAAGAAAGCCAAGCGGCTCTTTCCTTCCTACTATGAGGGCAAATGGTTCATTTATGAATGGATGAGAGATTGGATCATGGCAGTCACCTTAAATGAACAGGGAAATTATATCCGAATGGAGCCTTTCCTCCCAAATCTCGAACTGGAGCATCCCATTGACATGGCATTTGGCCCACAGGGAGATCTTTATCTTTTGGAATATGGCCAAGGTTGGTTTATGGCAAATCCCGAGGCTAAACTGGTCAAAATTGAATATAATGACGGAAATCGCAAACCAATAGTAGTGGCCTCTGCTGACAAGTATGCGGGAGCTGTCCCATCCAACGTAAATTTTTCATCGAAAGGGACACTGGATTATGATCAGGACTCCCTGGAATATTCCTGGGAAATCTACTCACCACACGGAGAGACTTTAGCCCTTTTGGAAGACCCTAACCCAACATTTCAGTTTAATGATCCCGGAAAATACCGTGCAAAACTCACAGTAACGGATTCAAAGGGATTGCAATCGAGTCAAGAATTGAATCTAACAGCCGGAAATGAACCCCCAATCGTCACATTAAGATTGCTGGAAGGAAACCAAACCTTCTTCTTTCCGGGAAAAAAAATCACTTACGAAGTTGAGGTATATGACCAAGAGGACGGGTCACTCAAAACCAATCAAATCGCCGAAGAACTAGTTCTGGTAAAAAGTGGATTTCACAACAACGGAGAATCATCAGCCGGTACGCATGCTGCCGGAGCCAATCCGCATAGTCCGCAAGAAGTACTTTCAGGCAGGGTTTTGATAGACAAAAGTGACTGCAATGCCTGCCATATGACCGATAAAAAATCAGTCGGTCCATCCTATCTGGATGTTGCCACCAAGTACAAATCTGATCCGGAAGCTTCTAAAAAACTTTCAGAAAAAATCATAAAGGGCGGGGCAGGAATTTGGGGAGAAATCCCGATGTCACCTCACCCTGCACTAAGTGAAGGGGATGCAAATCAAATGGTACGTTACATACTAAGCTTGGCGGAAAAAACGGAAGAGCCGAAACTACTCCCGACCAGAGGAGAGCTAATACCCAATAACTCCGATGGGTTAAAATCCGATCTTACCGTATTTAAACTAAGCGCTAGCTACACCGATAAGGGTTACAATGGAGTACCCTCCATCACCCGAGCCGCTGCTATTGTCTTGAGAAGCCCTAAGCTTTTGCTAGGTAATGCAGATGAAGTATCTCCTACAATCATGAAATTTAAAATGGGTGAGACCAACCTGTTGATTGTCACCTCCCCTGATACATTTGCAGGATTCAGAGAAATTGATCTTACAGCTATTCAGGCAATTTCCCTTCAGGTTGCCGCACCTGTTGAACAGTTAAATTCTCAAGGAGGAGTCATCGAAGTCCGAACAGGGAGTCCCGAAGGACCATTATTAGGTCAAACTGAATTTATAAAACCATCCAGCGATCCTGATTTGCTTACAGGAAACTCAGAGCCACCTTCCTACCGGGTCCCCATACCAGCCAGGCAGGGAATACATGACCTGTATTTTATATTTAGAAACGACCAATCCAAAGGCGCCTTGTTTGTGCCCTTCTCTGTGACTTTCGAATAA
- a CDS encoding NUDIX domain-containing protein, whose amino-acid sequence MLGLVFDSILKEVSIDFVIVGFQANRLKVLLLKWKGTEKWSLPGGRIYVGEPISVAAVRTLEERTGLKNVFLRQFNTFGNTQRYVYYSKEETLEYVKQAIGEDILQLQNLPRTVSVGYYALVDIEKVVAKPDFYTDECSWWDVADVPKLLFDHNEMIEVALQTLRREIRHQPVGNLLPEKFTMNELQNLFQGILNTELDRRNFHKMMTGYDFLIKLEEKRVGGANRAPHLYRFDYKKYYEALNGGVSF is encoded by the coding sequence ATGTTGGGATTAGTGTTTGATTCTATTTTAAAGGAAGTGTCCATTGACTTTGTGATTGTGGGTTTTCAGGCAAATAGACTGAAAGTGTTGTTGTTAAAATGGAAGGGTACGGAGAAGTGGAGTCTGCCGGGTGGCAGAATTTATGTAGGTGAACCCATCAGTGTAGCAGCTGTCCGCACGCTGGAGGAAAGAACAGGGCTGAAGAATGTGTTCTTGAGGCAGTTCAATACTTTCGGAAATACCCAACGGTACGTATACTATTCCAAAGAGGAAACCTTGGAATATGTTAAACAGGCTATTGGAGAGGATATTTTACAGCTTCAAAACCTGCCTCGAACTGTTTCTGTTGGCTATTACGCATTAGTGGATATAGAAAAGGTAGTTGCAAAACCTGATTTTTACACCGATGAGTGTAGTTGGTGGGATGTGGCAGATGTCCCAAAATTGCTGTTTGATCATAATGAAATGATAGAGGTGGCACTTCAAACCTTAAGAAGAGAGATTCGCCATCAGCCGGTTGGAAATCTGCTGCCGGAAAAATTTACCATGAATGAATTGCAAAATCTATTTCAGGGTATCCTGAATACCGAGTTGGATAGGCGTAATTTCCACAAAATGATGACCGGATACGATTTTCTGATCAAATTGGAGGAAAAACGGGTGGGGGGGGCCAACAGAGCGCCACATTTATACCGTTTTGATTACAAAAAGTATTACGAGGCACTTAACGGAGGGGTCTCTTTCTGA
- a CDS encoding helix-turn-helix transcriptional regulator, translated as MTMTLPEKIITARRTLGLTQEELALRAQLSVRTIQRIENGQSIPRMYTLRAIAKALNVPYDEIDSTPPDNVSGTMDQSDTTHFLRILCLSYFSYLVIPYVHFLIAQNMLRKEKRLNGPALSFARGMVRTQIRWVVLFHTGLLVTLAMNFFLQKYGNGTIIVNYLWVVFVAYIMNFLTITGYFFRIKAVTGLKMGI; from the coding sequence ATGACCATGACACTGCCGGAAAAAATAATCACTGCCCGCCGCACCCTCGGCCTTACACAGGAGGAACTCGCTCTACGTGCACAGCTCTCCGTACGTACTATTCAGCGAATCGAGAACGGGCAAAGTATTCCGCGAATGTACACCTTGCGTGCCATCGCCAAAGCACTCAACGTTCCTTATGATGAAATCGATTCGACACCACCCGACAACGTTTCGGGCACAATGGATCAATCAGATACTACCCACTTTCTACGGATTCTGTGCCTGTCCTACTTTAGCTACCTGGTGATCCCTTATGTCCATTTCTTGATAGCTCAAAACATGTTACGCAAAGAAAAAAGACTCAATGGGCCAGCGTTGTCGTTTGCCCGTGGCATGGTGAGGACGCAAATCCGGTGGGTTGTCCTCTTTCACACTGGGCTTTTGGTAACACTTGCAATGAATTTCTTTCTCCAAAAATACGGTAACGGTACGATCATCGTGAATTACTTGTGGGTCGTCTTCGTGGCATACATCATGAACTTCCTTACTATCACCGGCTATTTTTTTCGTATCAAAGCTGTTACTGGCTTAAAAATGGGGATTTGA
- a CDS encoding tyrosine-type recombinase/integrase: MPKALELVEKYRNHTQCQDGTHVLPVLSNQKMNSYLKEIADVCEINKPPIFHIARRTVETTIPLANGVPIETVSKMLGHKSLKQTRHHLF, translated from the coding sequence TTGCCGAAAGCTTTGGAGTTGGTTGAAAAATACCGAAATCATACCCAATGCCAGGACGGGACTCATGTATTGCCTGTTTTAAGCAATCAAAAGATGAATTCGTATTTGAAAGAAATCGCAGATGTCTGTGAGATCAATAAACCGCCCATCTTCCATATCGCACGGCGCACAGTTGAGACAACCATTCCCTTAGCAAACGGTGTACCGATTGAAACCGTATCAAAAATGCTCGGGCACAAATCTCTAAAGCAAACACGTCACCATCTTTTTTGA
- a CDS encoding Arm DNA-binding domain-containing protein: MKQSKKTTTGDKYVYLRITVDGIAKDLSTKRLWSPKRWNNAIGRANGNKEEDRTLNAYLDSLHHKVLQAKKQLIDSDKEVTSEALKNVLLGIGEKRRMILEIYQEHNDRVEDLLDKEFAYGKQRKGYFSF, translated from the coding sequence TTGAAACAATCGAAAAAAACCACCACAGGAGACAAGTATGTGTACTTGCGAATTACAGTTGACGGAATAGCTAAAGACCTGTCAACAAAAAGATTATGGAGCCCAAAACGTTGGAATAACGCCATTGGAAGGGCAAACGGTAATAAAGAAGAGGACCGCACATTAAACGCCTACCTAGATTCTCTCCACCACAAAGTACTTCAAGCGAAAAAACAGCTAATTGATTCAGATAAGGAAGTGACTTCTGAAGCATTAAAAAATGTGCTACTTGGAATCGGAGAAAAGAGAAGGATGATTCTTGAAATTTATCAGGAGCACAACGACCGGGTAGAGGATCTGCTGGATAAAGAATTTGCCTACGGTAAACAACGTAAGGGATATTTTTCTTTTTAG